actatatatatgtattatgtatGAACATCGGAATTGCAATTAAGCAATTAATTGTACATAAAACATGATATGATCGATCACatatgatataattatttaatcatacttGCTAATTATTTGGTACCAGATTAATTATTAAGCACAGTAGATACCGACGGCACCGGCCGCCATGAACCGATCCGACGCCGTTCTTCTAGCCAGAGAGTTCAACTCCGGCGAGAGGCCGCCGTAGTCCAAACCCGTTTCGGGAACTTCGGGAATCGTGGTGAGCGAACCCGACCCGTCGCAGAGAACGTAAAACCCATCTCGAGGTCGATGATGATGGTCTTGCACCCGGAGAAACGACGTCGTAGTGGGCTGAGGCTTTACGCGGAAAACTGACCGGAGGAGCCGGTTGACCGACCGGGAAATTTTCCAGGGTTTTTTGGGCGCGGCGGCGGGGGGCGGAGGAGGGTGGTGGTGGGAGAGATGTGGCATGGAGAGAGTGCGAGAAGAGATGGCGGAGTCGAGTTGGCGCTTGAATGATTTGAGCTCGAAGGAGTCGTAGAGTGAACTATCACAATCCCATACAGCAGTTGGATCCCCCTTATTCCCCTCTTCTTCTTCGTCATGATGATCACGCTGCAGATGGGTTTTCTCCATTtctttgtgagagagagagagagagagagagagagagagagagagagagagagagagagagagagagagagagaggggaagaagaagaagaaagagcgAGAGAGAGAAGGTTTGAGAAATTTTGGGAAATTATATAGAGACTTACCACTCTATGTatctaatttaatttaaatatatagaaAATGGACTCTCTCTTTATAAGTCAAATTTTAATGAATGATACACTTATTTATTAcgtatttaatattttaattttaaattttaaatatagatAGAGTTTCTCTATGATTTCTCATGATATAGGAATATGAGAGAGAGTGCAATAGGAATATGTACGAAGTGGAGAGAGCTGGGGGTGAAATAGGAATgtaaagaggagagagaaaaaaaaattttaaaaattgaggaCTTTTTCccgtattttaaaattttcacaaaccTTCTCTCAagcttataaaaaaaataaagattttcctttaaatttaacaaaagttaaaatattttagaGATTTAAATGTTTCAATAATTTAGGTATTAGCAATGATTGAAAATATGACAAGAGACTCTGATGGCTTAA
This window of the Malania oleifera isolate guangnan ecotype guangnan chromosome 6, ASM2987363v1, whole genome shotgun sequence genome carries:
- the LOC131157660 gene encoding uncharacterized protein LOC131157660 → MEKTHLQRDHHDEEEEGNKGDPTAVWDCDSSLYDSFELKSFKRQLDSAISSRTLSMPHLSHHHPPPPPAAAPKKPWKISRSVNRLLRSVFRVKPQPTTTSFLRVQDHHHRPRDGFYVLCDGSGSLTTIPEVPETGLDYGGLSPELNSLARRTASDRFMAAGAVGIYCA